One Rhipicephalus microplus isolate Deutch F79 chromosome 4, USDA_Rmic, whole genome shotgun sequence genomic window carries:
- the LOC142814437 gene encoding uncharacterized protein LOC142814437, with the protein MCNGLVERFNGTLKNMLHKVCQEKPKEWDRYLPALLFAYREVPQASTSFSPFELIYGRAIRGPLMVLREVWSNTELKEKQKSSYVYLLELRDKLEETCRIARESLAEAQASYKKYYDRRSRKRVLQVGDKALVLLPSDNNKLTMS; encoded by the coding sequence ATGTGTAACGGCTTGGTTGAAAGGTTCAATGGCACGCTCAAGAATATGTTGCACAAGGTGTGCCAGGAGAAACCCAAGGAATGGGATCGATACCTACCGGCACTCTTGTTTGCATATAGAGAAGTGCCGCAGGCTAGCACCAGCTTTTCGCCGTTCGAGTTGATTTATGGAAGAGCGATCAGAGGACCACTAATGGTTCTGAGGGAAGTCTGGTCGAACACTGAATTGAAAGAAAAGCAAAAGTCCTCGTATGTGTACTTATTAGAACTTCGGGACAAGCTTGAAGAAACTTGTCGCATCGCACGGGAGAGCCTCGCCGAGGCCCAGGCATCATACAAGAAGTATTATGATAGAAGAAGCCGAAAAAGGGTCTTGCAGGTTGGGGACAAGGCATTGGTACTCCTACCAAGTGACAACAACAAGCTCACAATGAGTTGA
- the LOC119172923 gene encoding BAI1-associated protein 3, with product MLPNGSSSPVEIYEGNLDSAKELERLFDPISQRDFLKLCVQCLHMAETCVGKPTKPYGAVNEELRSYVNVTFAEVLQSSGEEKLSHLASKVPKVDVDLLVTVVQAEGLVVSDVSGKSDPYCVLCVGSSNPQVTTVKNKTVCPVWDESFRIRIADPGSDAFQLAVWDKDPRTVCGVCRELRDVRSCFSCLHFLRELFETVCSVDGADDFMGTTSLFVNEIPCTGCEQWLRLADTGGRGAYGRIYVRLGFECETRKRLDRQTVLRYHYYLCLIFLLQHASTTVESLPLTWIQWEQCLAEEGLTLLFRHSQYHNLSCVEQQLCQITALVNIIMSKKTRLNFSALYQLLTQIRASIKETKDQLVVNSLEVVVKALTDPCLERLSRMHENFDFAKKYHRIDLLGVLFCCVTIEAIVETEVTDPAGVAIQKDTSAWYQSLLTSGELCDGNSLTHIVPRIISTIEAYHQEADRIFKAAWNETYTQIVYKELDAFICQSFQTRITTFCTSLLGEQADDVYHWKAVEESLRLFYVLQRFRTMVSSCLITSCGPMKMDKLQDWFGFDLILLWFELARSPVSGWISDLVNKDDMTPLAHDIKYGSAVRDTIDILHSRYVELWRKLDTRDFRCVRAFTTAMAEDCKHFVGALSSRVECAGYFDVVGEFEVSSQLCVAVSSFARIASFLQETITQVDVVCLSESSDIAERASEARFPLEQALDQSLLSMSRVCTEVVDRLEPELRKRVSSVCDASSRHLQDRALHDLIQYVDACIATLHDHLDEIAFRKMLRLLWRTTVSSIRKEASLVQDNYLYRFTTAPLSFSGLQRALFQLRDVYHAGGAGLPVEELNTKSYAVLDVNLNELVHALKEHDADLMKNAGVVIV from the coding sequence ATGTTGCCGAACGGCTCGTCGAGTCCCGTCGAAATCTACGAAGGCAACCTCGATTCCGCCAAGGAGCTCGAGAGACTTTTCGATCCTATATCGCAGCGAGACTTCTTGAAGTTGTGCGTCCAGTGCCTGCACATGGCCGAGACCTGCGTCGGTAAACCGACGAAGCCGTACGGAGCAGTGAACGAGGAACTGCGCAGCTACGTGAACGTCACTTTCGCAGAAGTCCTGCAGTCTTCGGGCGAGGAGAAGTTGTCGCACCTGGCCTCCAAAGTTCCGAAGGTCGACGTGGACCTGCTCGTCACTGTTGTCCAGGCCGAAGGTCTCGTGGTAAGTGACGTCAGCGGCAAGTCCGACCCGTATTGCGTCTTGTGCGTCGGTAGTTCGAACCCGCAGGTGACCACCGTCAAGAATAAGACTGTGTGCCCTGTGTGGGACGAGAGCTTCCGAATTCGCATCGCTGACCCGGGCTCAGACGCCTTTCAACTGGCCGTTTGGGACAAAGATCCGCGGACAGTCTGCGGCGTGTGCCGGGAGTTGCGGGACGTGCGTTCGTGTTTCTCGTGCCTGCATTTTCTgagagagttgttcgagaccgtGTGTTCTGTTGACGGTGCCGACGACTTCATGGGCACAACGTCACTCTTTGTCAACGAGATACCTTGCACTGGCTGCGAACAGTGGCTGCGTCTCGCGGACACGGGTGGTCGAGGAGCGTACGGCCGCATTTACGTGAGGCTTGGCTTCGAGTGCGAGACCCGAAAGCGACTAGACCGACAGACGGTGCTGCGTTATCACTACTATCTGTGCCTTATTTTCTTGTTACAACATGCCTCGACGACGGTCGAAAGTCTGCCTCTCACCTGGATTCAGTGGGAACAGTGTCTCGCAGAAGAGGGCCTCACGTTACTGTTTCGCCATTCACAGTACCACAATCTTTCTTGCGTAGAGCAGCAGCTGTGCCAGATAACGGCGCTGGTGAATATCATTATGTCTAAAAAGACGAGACTAAACTTTTCAGCGCTTTACCAGTTGTTGACACAGATCAGAGCTTCGATAAAAGAAACCAAAGACCAGCTGGTCGTCAACTCTTTGGAGGTGGTGGTCAAGGCTCTGACCGATCCTTGTCTGGAACGCTTGTCTAGGATGCATGAAAACTTCGATTTCGCCAAGAAGTACCATCGTATTGATTTGCTCGGGGTTCTCTTTTGCTGCGTTACAATTGAAGCTATAGTGGAGACGGAAGTCACAGATCCTGCTGGCGTAGCAATACAAAAGGATACCTCAGCGTGGTATCAAAGTCTGCTGACGTCTGGAGAATTGTGCGATGGTAATTCGCTCACGCATATTGTTCCGAGAATAATTTCAACCATAGAGGCTTATCACCAAGAGGCTGACCGGATTTTTAAAGCTGCCTGGAACGAAACATACACACAGATCGTGTACAAGGAGCTGGATGCTTTTATTTGCCAATCGTTCCAGACAAGAATCACGACTTTCTGCACCTCACTCTTAGGTGAACAAGCCGACGATGTCTACCACTGGAAAGCAGTGGAAGAGAGCTTGCGGCTTTTCTACGTTTTACAAAGATTTCGTACGATGGTCTCTAGTTGCCTCATAACGAGTTGTGGCCCCATGAAAATGGACAAGCTCCAGGACTGGTTCGGCTTCGACCTGATATTACTGTGGTTCGAACTGGCGAGAAGTCCCGTGTCGGGGTGGATATCCGATCTTGTGAACAAGGACGACATGACCCCGCTCGCCCACGACATCAAGTATGGGTCGGCAGTCCGAGACACGATCGACATACTGCACAGCCGCTACGTCGAACTATGGCGGAAACTTGATACTCGCGATTTTCGATGCGTTCGAGCCTTCACCACGGCGATGGCCGAGGACTGCAAACACTTCGTGGGTGCCCTTTCGAGTCGCGTGGAGTGTGCCGGCTACTTTGACGTCGTGGGCGAGTTTGAAGTGTCTTCTCAGCTCTGCGTGGCAGTAAGCAGCTTCGCGCGCATCGCGTCTTTCTTGCAGGAAACCATCACGCAAGTGGATGTCGTCTGCCTGAGCGAGAGCAGTGACATTGCCGAGAGAGCTAGTGAAGCTCGTTTCCCTCTGGAACAAGCTCTGGACCAGTCTCTGTTGTCAATGTCTCGCGTCTGCACTGAAGTGGTCGACAGACTCGAACCGGAACTCCGCAAGAGGGTGTCCAGCGTCTGCGACGCGAGCTCCAGGCACTTGCAAGACCGTGCTCTTCACGATCTTATCCAGTAcgtggacgcttgcatagcgacGCTTCATGACCACTTGGACGAGATTGCGTTCAGAAAGATGCTCCGACTCCTGTGGAGGACCACCGTCAGCTCGATCAGGAAAGAGGCGTCTCTGGTTCAGGATAATTACTTGTATCGTTTCACAACGGCGCCCTTGAGCTTCTCGGGCCTACAGAGAGCACTTTTTCAGCTCAGAGACGTGTACCATGCCGGAGGCGCTGGTTTACCAGTGGAAGAACTGAACACCAAGTCCTACGCGGTCCTCGACGTAAATTTGAACGAACTAGTTCACGCTTTAAAAGAGCATGACGCTGACTTAATGAAGAACGCTGGAGTAGTTATAGTGTAA